GTAAACAATATGTTCTTAGATTCGGCGCCCGCTGCTGAAAAGCGGCTGGGCCTGACCGACACCTTCTGCTTTTCGTGTCACAACGGTCTTTCGTGCTTCAACCAGTGCTGCCGGAACAAGCATCTTCCGTTAACGCCTTACGACATTCTGAGGATACGGAAGGCCCTCGGGCTTCACTCGGATTATTTCCTCGAACAATATGCGCTCTACCGCCTGGATCCCCTGTCCGGCTTCCCGATCCTGTCGGTGAAAATGGGGGACGGGACCGGGGAGTGCCCGTTTGTCGGTTCCGAAGGGTGCACCATCTATGATGACCGGCCCACGGCCTGCCGCCTCTATCCGTTGGGACGATCGTCGGGGATAGGGCAAAACGGGACCCCGCCCGAGGCATTTTTCTACCTCCTGGATACGCCGTACTGTCAGGGGATAAAGGAAGAAAAGATTCAGAGTTTGGCGGACTGGCAGGAAGAGCAGGGGCTTGGCCCTTATATTCAGATGAATG
Above is a genomic segment from Deltaproteobacteria bacterium containing:
- a CDS encoding YkgJ family cysteine cluster protein, whose translation is MFLDSAPAAEKRLGLTDTFCFSCHNGLSCFNQCCRNKHLPLTPYDILRIRKALGLHSDYFLEQYALYRLDPLSGFPILSVKMGDGTGECPFVGSEGCTIYDDRPTACRLYPLGRSSGIGQNGTPPEAFFYLLDTPYCQGIKEEKIQSLADWQEEQGLGPYIQMNDRMLGLLFHPRRDRGVHLNQGQQQKVLVACYNIDLFREFVFKSGLAEAYKIEPSARNRLMKDDSALLDLAFAYLDQTLFP